The DNA region GTGCTGTGTGAACGTCGGATCGTCCTGGGCCAGTGACTTCTCGAGCTCGGCGAGACGCCTGCGTTCCTCTGCTGACAGTGCCACGTCGAACCTCCTGGGGGGACGGCCTTGACCCATTGATGCCAATTCCTGCGCTCACCCGGTGAGGGGCGAGCCTTGGCTCAGTGCTCCAAGTGTAGTTCCGTCTTTCACGTGATGGAACCACCGGTGCCTCGTCGGGGCTCTCTCGCCACATGTGCCCATGCACAAGGACTGTCATGGCATACTCATGCCCGGACGAACTCCATGGCGGAGAGACCCGACACAGCATCCCATCGTCCCTTGCCAAGGACGAGCGACACCATGAGGAGGATCCATGGCTGCAGAACAGTTGCTGTGCACCCCGTTGGAGGGGCTGCACGAGAAGCTCGGTGCCAGCTTCACCAATTTCGCTGGCTGGCGAATGCCAGTGCGCTACACATCAGACCTCGCCGAGCACCGAGCAGTGCGCACCAGCGCGGGACTCTTCGACCTGTCGCACATGGGAGAGGTCCGGGTTGCCGGTCCGCAGGCTGGTGAGGCCTTGGACCACGCCTTGGCCGGCAAGCTCTCCAGCGTGAGCATGGGGCGCGCCAAGTACTCCCTGCTCCTCACCGAGCAGGGCACCATCGCAGACGACCTCGTCACCTATCACGTTGCCGACGACGAGTACGTCGTCATCCCCAATGCCGCCAATGTCACCACCGACCTGGCTGCCATCACCGAACGCTGCAGCGGATTCGACGTCACCGTCACCGACGAGTCGGCCAGCACTGCCCTCATCGCCCTGCAGGGGCCGGCATCGGCCGAGATCCTGCTCCGGACGCTGGGCCGGGCAGACACCAGCCTCGCCCCGGACGAGGTCCGTGACCTCAGGTACTACCGGGTGCTCACCGGCACGTGGCAGGGTGCCGCGATCATGGTGGCCCGTACCGGCTACACCGGGGAGGACGGATTCGAGCTCTACGTGCCAAATGCACAGGCCGAAGCCCTGTGGACCAGCCTGCAGAACGCTGGCGGCGAGGGCGTCGTGCCGTGTGGTCTGGCCTGCCGCGACACCCTGCGCCTGGAGGCCGGGATGCCACTGTACGGCCATGAGCTCACCACGCAGACCTTCCCCTCCCAGGCAGGGCTCGGCAGGGTCGTGAGCTTCAAGAAGGAGAGCGACTTCGTCGGACGTTCCGCCCTGGAGGCCCGAGACGAGTCCGGTGACCGCGTGCTTGTCGGTCTGGCAGGTGAGGGGCGCCGTGCTGCTCGTGCGGGGTACGCCGTCAAGGACGCCGCAGGCACCGAGGTGGGCATCGTGACCTCCGGGATCCTCTCCCCCACTCTTGGCCACCCCATCGCCCTGGCCTACGTCGAGGCGAGTCAGGCAGAGGTCGGCACCGAGCTCAATGCAGATGTGCGGGGCAAACCGCTGCCCATGACGGTCGTCGATCTTCCGTTCTACACACGATCCCGATGAGGTCCCAGCCCCGATGGGGCTCACACCTGACAGGATCTCAGGAGCTGATGAGACGTCAACCTGATCGGGTAGCAGGGATTGACCCAGCAGTGTCAGATCTGGTCCGGTACCTTCAGGGGTGGTGAGCATCCCACCGGACCACACCTTTCTCGAACCACACCTTTCCCATCCAGAGGAGAACATCATGGAACTGACCGATCTTCGCTACTCCAAGGACCACGAGTGGGTCGCCGTGGACGGTGACATCGCCACCGTCGGCATCACCACCTATGCCGCACAGGCCCTGGGCGACGTCGTCTACGTCGACCTGCCCGAGGTGGGCACCGAGGTCGAGGCGAACGGCGTCGTCGGCGAGGTGGAGTCCACCAAGTCGGTCTCCGACCTGTTCTGCCCAGTACCCGGTTCGGTCACCGAGACCAACGAGGAGATCGTCGACTCCCCCGAACTCGTCAACTCCGATCCGTTCGGCGCAGCCTGGCTGTTCAAGGTGAAGGTCACCGAGATTCCGGACGGCCTGCTCGACAAGACCGCCTACGACGAGCTCACCAGGGAAGCCTGAGTTCACGCACATCCTTGGGGCTGCACGCTGAAGTGAGGAAAAACATGTCTGACTCCGAATCGTCCCGTCCGACACACGACTTCGTCTCACGGCACCTCGGTGTCGTCGGCCGGGACCAGGCGGCCATGCTCAAGGCCGTCGGTGCCGACAACCTTGACGACCTGATCGCCCGGGCAGCACCGAGCACCATCCTGGTGCCGGTGGAGACCCCGTCGATCCCGCCGGCTGCCGACGAACAGTCTGTGGCTGCCGAACTACGTCGGATGGCCTCGCACAACCACCTCACCAAGGCTCTCATCGGGCGCGGCTATCACGGCACGATCACCCCTGCGGTGATCCGTCGCAACATCCTGGAGAATCCAACCTGGTACACCTCGTACACCCCCTACCAGGCCGAGATCTCCCAGGGACGGCTGGAGGCGCTCATCGTCTTCCAACAGATGATCGCGGACCTCACTGCCCTTCCGGTGGCGAACTCCTCCCTGCTCGACGAGGCCACGGCCGCCGCCGAGGCGATGCTACTGGCACGTCGAGCCAGCCGGAACAAGACGAATCGTTTCCTGGTCCACAGCGAGATCTTCGATCAGGTGCGTGAGGTCATGGCTGGCCGCGCCACCAGCCTGGGCATCGACATCGTCGCCGTCGACCTGCGTGACCGTTCCCAGTGGCAGCCAGCCGTCGAGGTCGGCTGCTTCGGGGCGCTCGCTGCCTACCCCGATGCCACCGGCGAGTTGTGGGATCCCTCGGAGGTCTTCGCCGCCGTCAGGCAGGCCAAGGGCATTGCCGTGGCCGAGTGTGACCTGTTGAGCCTGGCCGTGGTGAGTGCTCCGGGTGATCTGGGAGCTGATGTCGCCATCGGTTCCTCGCAACGGTTCGGGGTACCGATGGGGTTCGGTGGTCCGAGCGCCGGTTTCATGGCCGTGCGCAAGGGCCTGGAACGTCAGATTCCCGGTCGTCTGGTGGGCACCTCGGTCGATACGGACGGCAACCCGGCCTATCGGCTGGCCCTGCAGACCCGCGAGCAGCACATCCGACGCGACCGTGCCACCTCCAACATCTGCACCGCCCAGGTGCTGCTTGCCGTCATGGCCGGCATGTACGCCGTCTGGCATGGCCCAGCCGGGCTGCGTCGGATCGCCACCGAGGTGCACGGGCGCACGGTCCGACTGGCCGACGCCCTGCGAGCAGGCGGCCTCACCGTCACCACGGCAGCCTTTTTCGACACCATCCGGGTCAATGTGCCGACACGAGCCGGTGAGCTGTGGAGCCGTTGTCGCGAAGCGGGGTTCACCCTGGACCTCGTTGACGACGACACACTGGGCATCTCGCTGGACGAGACCGTGACCGACGACGACATCGCCGCCCTGGCCAGTCTGCTGAGTGGTACTGGCCTGCCCAGTGGATCTGACTGCGCTCCAGCCACCGGCAACGACTCCACCACCTCCTCTGGTGACAGCGCCAGCTCGGGGTGGCCGCAGTCCTTGGTGCGCACCACCGAGTACCTCACCCACCCGGTGTTCACGAGCTTCGGCTCCGAGACGGCCATGATGCGTTACCTCAAGCGGCTCGCCGACCGCGACTTCGCCCTGGACCGTGGCATGATCCCGCTGGGTTCGTGCACCCTCAAGCTCAACGCCGCCATAGAGATGGAAGCCATCTCCTGGCCACAGTTCGCCGGTCTGCACCCGCTCGTGCCTGCCGAGGACGCCGAGGGGACGCTGCAGATGATCGACCAGTTGGAGACCTGGCTGGCCCAGCTCACCGGGTACGACACGGTGAGTCTGCAGCCCAATGCCGGTTCCCAGGGAGAGTACGCCGGTCTGCAGGCCATTCGTGGCTACCACCGTTCCCGCGGCGACGGCCAGCGCAACGTCTGCTTGGTGCCCTCCTCGGCACACGGCACCAATGCCGCCTCGGCAGCGCTGGCCGGGATGAAGGTTGTCGTCGTGGCCTCCGACGACGGCGGGAACGTCGATCTGGACGATCTTGCCGCCAAGATCGACGAGCACCGTGACCAGCTCGCCGCGATCATGATCACCTATCCCTCCACGCACGGCGTCTACGAGCCGGGGGTGCGCCAGATCTGCGAGATGGTGCACGCGGCCGGCGGCCAGGTCTACATCGACGGGGCCAACCTCAACGCCCTGCTCGGGGTGGCGCGTCCCGGCGAGATCGGCGGTGACGTCTCGCACCTCAACCTGCACAAGACCTTTGCCATCCCCCATGGTGGCGGCGGGCCGGGCGTCGGCCCGGTGGCTGCCAAGGCCCACCTGGCAGCCTTCCTGCCCGGCCACCGGCAGATGACCCGCACCCAGCACCCCACTGCCGATGGTGGGACGATCACCCACGACGGACTGGCCGTCTCGGCATCCCCCTACGGTTCGGCATCGGTACTGCCCATCTCGTGGGCCTACATCCGTCTCATGGGGCTGGAGGGACTGCGCGAGGCCACCGGGCAGGCCGTGCTCAACGCCAACTACATCGCCCATCGGCTGCGCGACGCGGTGCCGATCCTCTACACCGGCAGCAACGACCTCGTCGCCCACGAGTGCATCCTGGACCTGCGCTCACTCACCCACGAGACGGGAATCACGGTGGACGACGTCGCCAAACGTCTCATCGACTACGGTTTCCACGCCCCGACCATGAGTTTCCCGGTGGCAGGCACCCTCATGGTCGAGCCGACCGAGTCGGAGGACCTGGCCGAGGTGGATCGCTTCTGTGACGCCATGCTCGCCATCGTCGACGAGGCCCGCAAGGTGCAGGCCGGGGTGTGGCCCGCCGACGACAACCCGCTGGTCAACGCACCGCACCCGGCATGTCGACTGGTCGATGCATGGGACCACCCGTACTCGCGTCGACTCGCGGTGTACCCCGGGGTGATCGCCACCCGGGAACATGGCACGACGACCGGGATGCACATGGGCCAGATCACCCGTATCCAGGCCAAGTACTGGCCGCCGGTGGGGCGGGTCGACAATGCCTACGGAGACCGCCACCTGGTGTGCACCTGTCCACCACCGGAGGCTTTCGAGTCGGCTGCCGCCGAGTAGCGATGAGGGTTGCCGCTCAGGTCGGGTTGTCGCTGAGCCGGTCGGAATCGGCTGACGAATCGACGACGAACAGGTGAGCTGGACCGGACACGGCTGGCCGAGTCCCGACTGGACCGAACCGCTCGAGCCGAGAGGACATGACACCGAGCAGGACATGATTCGGGGCCCCGACCCAACAGGTTGGGGGCCCCGAATCTCTCTGGGACAGAACTCTCCTGCCCTCGGACGATCTGTGCCCTCGATGGCTCAGTCACCACGAGGGCAGGATCGTCCTCCTACTTCATCATGCGATCTCGTTGGTACCACTGGTGCCGTGCTGCACCTGGATCTTGCGTGGCTTGGCAGCCTCGGCGACCGGGATCGTCAGGCTGAGGACGCCGTCGGAGTAGTCGGCGCTGATGCGGTCGGTGGCCAGTCCACTGCCCAGGTTGAGACGACGGGCAAAGGTGCCGACGGCGCGCTCACGGGACAGCCACTGGGCATCCTCGCCGGCATGGGAGCGACGCTCGGCACGAATGGTGAGGGTGCCCTCCTCAACGTCGATGTCGATGCTTGCCGGATCGACACCGGGCAGGTCGATGGCGGCAACGTACTTGTCCCCGTCCCGGTAGAGATCCATCGGCATGGCCACCGAAGCCGGCGTCCGAGCAGCCTCGGCGAAGAGACGGTCGATGTCGTGGAACGGGTCAAAGGTGCGGTTCATGATTTTTCCTCCATGTGGAACTGTTGGTTCGCGGCCCTCTTGAGCCTTACGCACTCAACTTTAGACACCGTTCCAGAAAACACAAGTGAAAGTTGAGTCAGATCGACTCAATCTCTTGGCGCTGGTGTGTCATCGGTCGGGATCTTCACAGACATGCCCCCTGAGAAGGACTCCCAGGCCCTTCCCGGCACAGGGCAGTGCAGCAACCCGCTGAAGACAGCTGGCATCGTGCGTGACCCAGACCCTTCCCGACACGGAGCTGCGGCTCCGGCTGACAGAGCACCTGACGGCGACATAAAATGTGTCCTCACCCAGAAAGACTCTCGAGCCCGCGTACTCGAGAGACCCGCTGCTCGAGGATCGATCTTGCACGCTGACCCATCCCAGAAGATGTCGAACGCCCCTGCCGGACACACCCCCACTCCCCCCGACCTCCCCACCGAGGACGTCGTGAAGCGGGAGATGGCGATCGAGCAGGAGCACGTCGATCGCGTCCACGCCCAACTCGAGGTGGACGAGGCCAAGGCCCACAGGATGGCCCGGGCCAGCAACGACATCTATCGCTCCGACCGCACCACCTGGGTGCGCGAGGAGGACGGCACGGCGATGTTCGAACGCGACGCCTTCGCCTTCAACGCCGCACGTCGACTGTCCATCCTCAACTCCGAGCACGAAGGACTGGTCTTCGGCCGCCTGGACCTTGCCGACGACGCCGAGGTACGCCACATCGGTCGCATCGGGGTACGCGACGCCGACTACGAACCCTTGGTCATCGACTGGCGGGCCCGCGCCGCCGAGCCGTTCTACCGTGCCACCTCGTCGGATCCCATGGGGGTCGTTCGACGCCGAGTGCTGCGATGTCGTGACGAGAAGGTGCTCGGCATCGAGGACGACCTCATCGACACCGAGAACCCGTCCCACCTGCCGATCATTGGTGAGGGCGCCCTCATGGCGGCGCTCAGTCGGGCTCGTGACACGAAGATGCACTCCATCGTCGCCACGATCCAGGCCGAACAGGACGAGGCCATTCGAGCCCCCTACCAGGGGGTGACGATGATCACTGGCGGTCCCGGCACCGGGAAAACCGTCGTCGCCCTGCACCGCGCCGCCTATCTGCTGTACTCCCACCGCACCCGACTGGAGAACGGCGGCGTGCTCGTCGTCGGCCCCAGCTCGGTGTTCATGAACTACATCGAGCGGGTGCTGCCCAGCCTGGGGGAGGACTCGGTGACCCTGCACTCCATGGGGCAGGTGGCCTCCGACGTCCTGGGGTTCAGCTCCGATCGCCTCGACGAGTCCCGGGCAGCCACCATCAAGGGCAGTCTGCGCATGGTCGACGTCCTCGAACGACTGGTGAGTCTGCCGATGACCGCCGATCCACGGGAACAGCGACTGCGCGTCACCGTCAAGGCCGAGGTACTGACGATTCCAGCGCAACGGTTGCGCACCACTCGCTCGCACATCCTGGGACGTCAGCCCTACAACCTGGCCCGTCACTCGGTCGAGCAGTCCCTGCTCGACCAGCTGTGGAACCTCATGCCCGCCGACACGATCGCCAGGTACGACCTGTCGCGGGAGGACTTCGACGAGCTCGTCACCTCGCAGGCCTCCTACCGCATGTTCCTCAATGCGTGGTGGCCACCACTGTCCGCCCCCCAGGTACTGGCCCGGTTGGAGCACGACGAGGTCACTGCCGAGGTGGCCCCGGACTGGTCACCGGAGGATCGGGGGATTCTCACCGCATCCATCCCGCCAGCCGATGACGAGGGGCGGCGGGCATGGAGCATTGCCGACATCGCCCTGCTGGATCATCTCGCAGCGATCATGGGCCCGGCCCCGGTCGACCCGGACATCTCCGAACCGATCTTCCTCAGTGGTGCGCAGTCGGTCGACGAACTGGTGACGATCTCCGACATCCTCACCGACCGTCGTGAGACCGACGAGACCGAACTTCATGACACCTTTGCCCACGTCCTCGTCGACGAGGCCCAGGACATCACACCGATGCAGTGGCTCATGCTGCGCAGACGCGGTCCACAGTCCTCGTGGACGATCGTCGGCGACCCAGCCCAATCGGCCTACCCGTTCCCCGAGGAGACCCAGGCCGCCATCGACGCCTTGGTGGGCAGCGCCCCGTTGCGCACCTTCCGACTGTCGAAGAACTACCGGTCCCCCGCCGAGGTCTTCGACCTCGCTGCCCGAGTGATCGTCACCGCCCAGCCGGATGCCGATCTGCCCGAGGCGGTGCGCTCCACCGGCGTCGACCCGGTGCGCACCACCACGTCCCAGGCCCAGCTGGACGAGGAGCTGCTGGAGCAGACGAGGATCCTGCTGAGCCAGGTGGACGGCACGGTGGGCATCGTCGTGCCGCCGGCACTGGCAGACCATGTCGAGGAGACACTGCATCAGTTGCCCGAGACAGACGCCGTGCACACTGCCCGGCAGGACGATCGACTGCTCGTCGTGACGACCATGCAGGCCAAGGGGTTGGAGTACGACGCGGCTCTCGTCGTCGATCCCGAGCAGATCGTCGCCCAGTCTCCCGGAGGGGTGCGCGTGCTCTACGTGGCCCTCACCAGAGCGACCCAACGACTCGTCGTCCTGGGGGTGACGGACTCGAACGGCCAGTCGGTGAGCACCGAGCTCTGGCAGCAGGCCCTGTGGCAGGGATGAGCAGGCGCAGAGCCCCACGCACGTGCCCCCACGCACCGGAGCCTCGTGCCACATCGGTCGATGACGTACTGGTGATGGGTGGCACCACACGCCCACCCCAACCGTCCGAATCCCGTGGCCGCACGACCTGTTGTGGGACCCGAGCCCGGCCGTCACCGCTCACACCAACCGTGGTCCAAGCCCCCGTGGCCGCCGCCTCGGGGGCAACCACGGTCTTCCGGAACCGACCGACGGGAGCCGATGCCGTACTGGACCAACGAGTGCGCTGGGGCCGATAGGGTGAAGTCATGACTTTCGACCCGTCCGACCCGGCCGGAGCCGACCTGCGTCACGCCGTCTCCTGCGCACTCACGTCCTTTCTCGACGGTCAGGAATCCGTCCTGGCGTCGATCGGCACCGAACTGACCCCGGTGCTGCAGGCGGCCCGCGACTACACGGCTGGCGGAAAACGTCTGCGCCCGGCCTTCTGCTATTGGGGGTACGTGGCTGCCGCAGGTCAACCACGCGATCCACAGGCCCTCATGCAGGCTGCGGCCAGTTTGGAGTTGTTGCACGTCTCGGCCTTGGTGCACGACGACATCATGGACCACTCGGACACCCGACGGGGCCTGCCCTCGGCCCATCGCCGATTCGAGGCTGCGCACCGCCAGAACCACGGAATGGGGGCGCCGGAGGAGTACGGACGAGACGTCGCCCTGCTGCTGGGCGATCTGCTCACGGTGTGGAGTGCCGAGATGTTCACCACCGCTGCGCTTCCCACCAGTGCGATGACCGCAGCCGCACCGATCCTGGCCGCGGTGCGTACCGAGGTGAACTGTGGGCAGATGCTCGACGTCACCGCCCAGGCCGGTATGGCCGGCACCACCAGTGAATCCATGCTCGATCTCGTCGGCCGGGTGGTCGAGTACAAGTCGGCCTCCTACACCGTCGTGCGACCGGCGCAGCTCGGCGTCGCCCTGAGCACCACGAAGGAATCCCCCACTGTGTTGCTGACGGCGTTGCAGCAGTTCGGCTCGCCTCTGGGACGAGCATTTCAGTACCGCGACGACCTGCTCGGGGTCTTCGGTGACGAGCAGGTCACCGGCAAGCCCGCAGGAGATGATCTTCGCGAGGGCAAGCGCACGGTCCTGGTGGCCCATACCCTGTCCCAGGCCACTCCGGACGATGCCGCCACCCTGACGGCCATGCTGGGCCGTGCCGATCTGGAGGACGACGACGTGCACACCGCGCGAAGGATCATTGAGCAGTGCGGGGCCCGAGCTGCCGTGGAGGAGACGATCCACACCGGCCTGACGCAAGCCCTGGCCGTGCTGGATGCCACCGACATGACGGACGAGGGCAGGGCTGGCCTGCGCGCCCTGGCCAGGGCGGCCGTTGACCGGGCAGCCTGAGATTGCTTCAGCGCAGGCATTCACCGGCTGCCCGTGACTGAAATACTCCTCACACCCCGAGGGACCACCCCGGCGCTGGGCCCCGGACAACCGGGCCCCAACCAGAATGGCTGGTCGGGGAGACCACCCCGGCACGGATCCCGGGATTGAAGAATTCGCCCCTGATGGCGCCCAGCCCCCCGGGCCTCGGGCCCGGAATACCACCAACGCTGGGCCTCGGGCCCGGAAGACCCACCAATCCTGATCCCCGGATCCGGGAGGATGACCGACCCCGGAGGGTGCTGGCCATCCCGA from Cutibacterium granulosum includes:
- a CDS encoding HelD family protein — its product is MKREMAIEQEHVDRVHAQLEVDEAKAHRMARASNDIYRSDRTTWVREEDGTAMFERDAFAFNAARRLSILNSEHEGLVFGRLDLADDAEVRHIGRIGVRDADYEPLVIDWRARAAEPFYRATSSDPMGVVRRRVLRCRDEKVLGIEDDLIDTENPSHLPIIGEGALMAALSRARDTKMHSIVATIQAEQDEAIRAPYQGVTMITGGPGTGKTVVALHRAAYLLYSHRTRLENGGVLVVGPSSVFMNYIERVLPSLGEDSVTLHSMGQVASDVLGFSSDRLDESRAATIKGSLRMVDVLERLVSLPMTADPREQRLRVTVKAEVLTIPAQRLRTTRSHILGRQPYNLARHSVEQSLLDQLWNLMPADTIARYDLSREDFDELVTSQASYRMFLNAWWPPLSAPQVLARLEHDEVTAEVAPDWSPEDRGILTASIPPADDEGRRAWSIADIALLDHLAAIMGPAPVDPDISEPIFLSGAQSVDELVTISDILTDRRETDETELHDTFAHVLVDEAQDITPMQWLMLRRRGPQSSWTIVGDPAQSAYPFPEETQAAIDALVGSAPLRTFRLSKNYRSPAEVFDLAARVIVTAQPDADLPEAVRSTGVDPVRTTTSQAQLDEELLEQTRILLSQVDGTVGIVVPPALADHVEETLHQLPETDAVHTARQDDRLLVVTTMQAKGLEYDAALVVDPEQIVAQSPGGVRVLYVALTRATQRLVVLGVTDSNGQSVSTELWQQALWQG
- a CDS encoding polyprenyl synthetase family protein; translation: MTFDPSDPAGADLRHAVSCALTSFLDGQESVLASIGTELTPVLQAARDYTAGGKRLRPAFCYWGYVAAAGQPRDPQALMQAAASLELLHVSALVHDDIMDHSDTRRGLPSAHRRFEAAHRQNHGMGAPEEYGRDVALLLGDLLTVWSAEMFTTAALPTSAMTAAAPILAAVRTEVNCGQMLDVTAQAGMAGTTSESMLDLVGRVVEYKSASYTVVRPAQLGVALSTTKESPTVLLTALQQFGSPLGRAFQYRDDLLGVFGDEQVTGKPAGDDLREGKRTVLVAHTLSQATPDDAATLTAMLGRADLEDDDVHTARRIIEQCGARAAVEETIHTGLTQALAVLDATDMTDEGRAGLRALARAAVDRAA
- the gcvH gene encoding glycine cleavage system protein GcvH — its product is MELTDLRYSKDHEWVAVDGDIATVGITTYAAQALGDVVYVDLPEVGTEVEANGVVGEVESTKSVSDLFCPVPGSVTETNEEIVDSPELVNSDPFGAAWLFKVKVTEIPDGLLDKTAYDELTREA
- the gcvP gene encoding aminomethyl-transferring glycine dehydrogenase; amino-acid sequence: MSDSESSRPTHDFVSRHLGVVGRDQAAMLKAVGADNLDDLIARAAPSTILVPVETPSIPPAADEQSVAAELRRMASHNHLTKALIGRGYHGTITPAVIRRNILENPTWYTSYTPYQAEISQGRLEALIVFQQMIADLTALPVANSSLLDEATAAAEAMLLARRASRNKTNRFLVHSEIFDQVREVMAGRATSLGIDIVAVDLRDRSQWQPAVEVGCFGALAAYPDATGELWDPSEVFAAVRQAKGIAVAECDLLSLAVVSAPGDLGADVAIGSSQRFGVPMGFGGPSAGFMAVRKGLERQIPGRLVGTSVDTDGNPAYRLALQTREQHIRRDRATSNICTAQVLLAVMAGMYAVWHGPAGLRRIATEVHGRTVRLADALRAGGLTVTTAAFFDTIRVNVPTRAGELWSRCREAGFTLDLVDDDTLGISLDETVTDDDIAALASLLSGTGLPSGSDCAPATGNDSTTSSGDSASSGWPQSLVRTTEYLTHPVFTSFGSETAMMRYLKRLADRDFALDRGMIPLGSCTLKLNAAIEMEAISWPQFAGLHPLVPAEDAEGTLQMIDQLETWLAQLTGYDTVSLQPNAGSQGEYAGLQAIRGYHRSRGDGQRNVCLVPSSAHGTNAASAALAGMKVVVVASDDGGNVDLDDLAAKIDEHRDQLAAIMITYPSTHGVYEPGVRQICEMVHAAGGQVYIDGANLNALLGVARPGEIGGDVSHLNLHKTFAIPHGGGGPGVGPVAAKAHLAAFLPGHRQMTRTQHPTADGGTITHDGLAVSASPYGSASVLPISWAYIRLMGLEGLREATGQAVLNANYIAHRLRDAVPILYTGSNDLVAHECILDLRSLTHETGITVDDVAKRLIDYGFHAPTMSFPVAGTLMVEPTESEDLAEVDRFCDAMLAIVDEARKVQAGVWPADDNPLVNAPHPACRLVDAWDHPYSRRLAVYPGVIATREHGTTTGMHMGQITRIQAKYWPPVGRVDNAYGDRHLVCTCPPPEAFESAAAE
- the gcvT gene encoding glycine cleavage system aminomethyltransferase GcvT; translated protein: MAAEQLLCTPLEGLHEKLGASFTNFAGWRMPVRYTSDLAEHRAVRTSAGLFDLSHMGEVRVAGPQAGEALDHALAGKLSSVSMGRAKYSLLLTEQGTIADDLVTYHVADDEYVVIPNAANVTTDLAAITERCSGFDVTVTDESASTALIALQGPASAEILLRTLGRADTSLAPDEVRDLRYYRVLTGTWQGAAIMVARTGYTGEDGFELYVPNAQAEALWTSLQNAGGEGVVPCGLACRDTLRLEAGMPLYGHELTTQTFPSQAGLGRVVSFKKESDFVGRSALEARDESGDRVLVGLAGEGRRAARAGYAVKDAAGTEVGIVTSGILSPTLGHPIALAYVEASQAEVGTELNADVRGKPLPMTVVDLPFYTRSR
- a CDS encoding Hsp20/alpha crystallin family protein, whose product is MNRTFDPFHDIDRLFAEAARTPASVAMPMDLYRDGDKYVAAIDLPGVDPASIDIDVEEGTLTIRAERRSHAGEDAQWLSRERAVGTFARRLNLGSGLATDRISADYSDGVLSLTIPVAEAAKPRKIQVQHGTSGTNEIA